In Mytilus trossulus isolate FHL-02 chromosome 10, PNRI_Mtr1.1.1.hap1, whole genome shotgun sequence, the DNA window ACAAACTATATTTACAACGAATGAAATCTGCACTACATAAGTTTTACCATCACAAATCGGTAACCTCAATTGTCGGTGTCTCAACACACTAGCCATATATTTTATCTCGAGTAAATTGTTTCTACGAGTTCAGTCGTCTGTTGTAGTTTTATTGATTGTGTCCTTTTACAAGTTGTGACATTGTGACTGAGTTTGAATTCGCAGGCGGTGGATCTTTGTTACTTATGACTTGGTTTTGTACTTGTACAtgccgtcattgtgttattgtgctaagGCAAGTTTTTGCATTAATGtgatatatctttattctttttgtgcgtctttgttacatatttgtttattttcttagtgtgaaagattataacacaatctTGTCTGctgtttttgatgtttttacctTTCAtgcctgtttgttttgttcacgcatcgttgccaatataatggaattttatgcgactgtcataccaGTGAGATGTTAAGATAGCTATAAAACGGTTTTAtccaccttttttttaaatagaaaatgcctgtaccaagtcatgaatatgacagttgttaaacattcgtttaatgtgtttgagcctTTGATtctgccatttgattagggatcGACTGTTTACACTCTTCCTTggattcagtatttttgtgatttcatttttttgtatgcaTTGTATGAAATACCTATTCAGTCAACGTACCCGTTCTTGATCCATTTTGAACTTTTACGATTCCttcagttttctttttctttaaattaaattttctttatcgatttatgaaatttttattcAACTTAGATGTTTAAATTAGATTTGATAACTAAGTCAATTTGATTATTGATAGAACATTATTACTGATTGTAAATACAAGAATATTTGATCAAGCAAAACAGATTTTAAACAATCAAATGAACATTCaatgtatatgttatttataaaagtttacaGAATTATCTCACTAAACATATGCATTATAGAGTAAATTTAACTCTGATTATTATCACATAATTTGTTTGTTGAAGAAGGCCTTTATCATGGAGAAAACGGTTTAGAATGAAATTGTGCTGTTTGTACTTTGAAAGCGTTGAATTCCATTTTGTATTACAACGTGGAAGCTCAACAGACTAAAGAAGATAGTTTTAAAGGCGTTTATAGTTATTCAGATGAATTCAACTTCTCAGGACTGAAAATGTCAAGTATTTGCGTAATTTGTATAAATTCCTATTCAAGGCAATTAATCATAGGACTGAACTACTAGTGGACAATACTTGATGTTTATTTGCTTCTCTGATGTATtatgcattttttgtaaaacaatttaattgtATTTATGTACTGATAAGCATAATGTGTATAAAGAAATGTAGAACTGAATCGAATTGTTTTTTACTATAGACATATTGTAGTACTCCCCACACAATCGAAAATTTCATGTCCTATCGATACAATCTTTCTTAAATGAGCTTTACTTATACGAACACTAgttcttttgaaataatataatgacataaacagttttttttctgttttacttAACAAAATGTTTCTAACATTCAATCTCAACTTACCCTTTTTCACAAATGAATTGGAATAAAACCTTTTTACAATTAGCATCATTCCAATGCCAATGATAAAGGGCAGATAACTCTAAACAATTCTCGCCACTATCGTCAGAATTATTGGGCTCGTTCGGGTACCAATTAGTATAAACTAATCCACTGCCGTCTGCTGACCATATCCAGCTTCCTTCAGCTTGTTCATCGGAACCTCCCATCCAAAAATCTAATTGGACGAAACAGATTATATTTACTAGGTAATACACGACCAATTTAATCgacattataattttttctttttcactctgtttaaatagtgtttaaaaaataaatgatcaaaatacGATTTCAAATAAGATTAAacagttaaaagaaaatttcgAAAGAATAAACGAATCCCCTTTCAGTAATGCATTGCttacaacaaaaacataaaattgcaAATCTAAAGGTTAAAAATCTCGTGTAATAAACTCATATATGCTTGACTTTATTGATATGCTGTTGGAGAGGGAGCAAAAGGTTCAATTCCAGCGTACGTTAATAAACCAAAGATGCATGCGACAGCTAAAAACTGTacaaacttttttgaattttactgaACCAAACCAACTAATAAAGATAAACAAGTCAGCTGTATTAGCGATATCTAGTTAATATTAGTAGAATACTGCATTTTTCTGACAATCAACTGGTAAAACAACTTCAGTTTGCCTATGCTAttaatcaattttgaaataacttgAATCGAACTTTCATTTTATGTTTGCACTTGCTGTGGACAGCGACAGGTAAAACGCTATCCATAGAAACTTTGAAAATACTTAATAAGTTTCCATAACAAAATTTTATTGGATTCTATATAAGCAGAAAAATCATGCAAACTCATTCCCTGAATCATTTGTGTTCATGAATATATACCACTGAATGTGAAGCACGTAGTCACAAGTAATTGAGGGTTAAGGGGAATACATCTTTCGTTTGCACATCATGGAAATAGCCGGTGTATAACATGTTCATATTCGTTAAGGAAATTAAAATGAATGATTCGAGAAAAGACAACCCAACCCGTTCATCGAAATCTCTTGTCGATGGAAAAtgttaaaatagttatcaaaggtaccaggattataaattagtacgccagacgcgcgtttcgtctacataagactcatcagtgacgctcatatcaaaatatttataaagccaaacaagtaaaaagttgaagagcattgaggatccaaaagtccaaaaagttgtgccaaatacggctaagaatatctatgcctgggataaaaaaatccttagtttttcggtaaagtcaaagttttgtaaacaggaatttataaaatgaccacattaatgatattcatgtcaacaccgaagtgttgactactgggctggtgatatcctcggggacgaaacgtccaccagcagtggcatcgacccagtggtgtaaatagttatcaaaggtaccaggattataatttagtaagccagacgcgcgtttcgtctacataaaactcatcagtgacgctcatatcaaaatatttataaagcaaaacaagtaaaaagttgaagagcattgaggatccaaaagtccaaatagttgtgccaaatacggctaaggatatctatgcctgggataagaaaatccttagtttttcggtaaagtcaaagttttgtaaacaggaatttataaaatgaccacattattgatattcatgtcaacaccgaagtgttgacttctgggctggtgataccctcggggacgaaacgtccaccagcagtggcatcgacccagtggtgtaaatagtcattaaaggtactaggattataatttagtacgccagacgcgcgtttcgtctacataagacttatcagtgacgctcatatcaaaatatttataaagccaaacaagtaaaaagttgaagagcattgaggatccaaaagtccaaaaagttgtgccaaatacggctaaggatatctatgcctgggaaaagaaaatccttagtttttcggtaTAAAAGTCTGTTTTCCTTTTGCATGTTTTGAATCATAGAAAAGTATCAAcatacatattatatacataCTTCTACCCAAAGGACTTGCATGTGTCATTATAAACTTTTGTTCCTCTGCATTATCAACTTTAACAAGATTAGCCTGATGAGCTTGACAGTATTTCTAAAACATCAATTATGgattagaataaaataaatttcatattgttGAAGATTCCACAAAGTTATATACATGAGGTACAATTACACTTGGCTTGGGAAAATAAAACACTACAGTCATATAACAGTCCAGTATTTATTCTTTGGCATTCATGAAATTGGAATGATGCATTTGTTATCTCCCTTACTTCATTTTTGAGTTCTTTACATTAAGTTTCCCTGCgatttttattgtcttttatttttcaatatttcttgaTTTGATTCAGTGTATTCTGGCTACCATGTTTTGAagaacttcgtacttttttatGTACTCGAACTTGTGGTCTTATCTTAGGATTAAGAAATTACATATACTGCggctatataaaatttgatgtgtCGCAGAGACGTTATATACCGCCATTAATCGGAACTGAACTGAATGCTTTTGATGGTAACTCAAAATATTCAGAAGTTGAGAAAAAGGCTGCTGATTTTCTGTGGCAGCATAGTTAAACCCCAGTACTTTTTGTTgcagtttataaataaaagaagatatttGATATATGTCAATAAGAGCGCTATccaacaatacaaaataattaatgacATCTAGAGATCAACATGTAGTCTTCAACACCAGACAGATGACTTTACAATACTTCAAACTTAGAATCGCCCCTAGTTACAAAATGTGAACATAAATCAAGTAACAtcaatatgaattaaacatttGCATAGAAGAACCGCTATATTTTACATCACTAGGTCGATACCTTTGCTTGTGAACTATCAGTCGCCGAGGATATCATCAGCTCAGTTGTCAGTAATTCGGGATTGAAAGAATTTATAACAATCCTTTCTTAAATTGGgggtttataaattttgaaattataaataatttaaggTTGCAtttccctcaggcaaagttggcttaaGACGTATTTCGCTTTTTTTATAAGGTTATGTTTGggcatatatattttcaattgtgcTGGTTCCTATAAATCCTTGACTTTCAAATATGTGACTTTTAGCGTTCCGGATGaagataaataaagaaaagcGCGTCAGTCGCATGAAATTcataaaacgtgttgttttcatctTTTCATCATCGTCTTCCTCTTTATTATATGCTACATCTTTGATGTCGGATTTTTAAAAGAGTTCGATGGTGTTGATACAAAactgttattgtttatataaaactatttttatatcCTGTTTGTAATATCatgatcaataaaataaaacgcTTTCTCACCGATGCCTCATCCCAATTTAATCTATCTGTGCTAAATAAGTAACACGAGTTATGTAACTTTATCCATCCCGTTTGACAGTCAGCTGTAAACATATATCAGTGGCTACATTTAACAGTTTCAAACATTTCTTCAAGAGTCTTTATTTTGAGTTGATCGCAACTGACGAgcgttttgtataaaaatatataaagaaacactcgtttttttttaagagaCAGTCATCGTCTTTTTTGGTTCAGATGTATCTCAGATATTTCATTTGGTATATAGTAAATGTCAGTATTGTCTGTTTATTTGACAAGTTGAATTAAACTTTAGTTTTACAAACAGTTTCCATCATTTGCTCTTGATCAACTTTGTATTCTCGAattttaacaagaaaaacaCAACTTGTTTATATGTGTTCCGATTGATTAATTCTAAAACGGAAGCAGTAAATAAtgattactacatgtatatacaaatatgaaatgtttaaaatgtacattCATTTCAGGTTCAGATGCACAGAATGCTGTTAACATGATTTTACATCTAATTTTTGAATCTGAACCTTTAccacaacaaaataaatgttaccTATCAATTCGAAAGCAACGAAGAAGTTTGTCTGCAGTGCTTGATACACtgatagtccagtcaaactaagatttaacctcaaactatttaagtaattgcaacagaattttttttagttctaatctatagcattatgcccttaatatacacagaaaaaagtccaataaaatctaacttgaggaaaactcaaaatcatcatttttaatttcctatggaaataaACAtcggaaggggagataactcttgcaaaaatgaggtttttttctgtcatttttttgttgaatttcttGAAATCTATGTAAAGTACGATACTTTCAGGGgtttataagtttgtatttgactaaattatatgATCTTCTACTCATGAAGTGTACAAAACCCAAGTGctatgggtagttttatttttttcatgcgtttttcattaaagaaattgcaaatttgagaCTTTGTGACCATTAAAAGAAGgatacatgcttaattatttttttttttattaaatttgagattattaaccttgacatgttgaaaaatttaattaatggtcaactaatgaattacgaaatcAAGATTAaagcttgataaaagatatgaaaacacctttagagttgtttgttatactctaaaggCCGCTTAAAATCAAGAACCAATACAgtctgatgaatagaagcggtaaagttataattttgtatcgatttttattgatatttatgccttgtttgcaagagttatctcccttttcaatgcaaatctccataggaattttaaatggtgattttttttaatcttcctCAATTTAGATGTTATGGGactttttctttgtatatttggggtataatgctaaagattaaaactttaaaatcttctgttgcaattactttcgaATTAAGGTAAAAATTATGCTAAATGGACTGGACTATgagatttcaaaatatatttacacaatttttgaattaaatttgacGCATACTTTGGTAAGGATTGACCagctttaataaataaaaaaagtataacagGTGAAAAGTGTGAACTAGATTGTGAACGTTAATCTATTATGGCAAGATACTTACAACATAGTTTACAAGTAGCcttgcaaaacatttttaagtTGGTGTTACAAGCAGACTTATCACACGTGAGACGTGGATCATCAACACATGATTGTTGTACAGCTCGAGTCCttgttatttctaaaaaaacataatcattACAACAACTTTGAATAGTGAAACAAGTTTCTTTCACGAAGGTGTCTATGTGTTTTGCATTGGTGTTTGGGTTTGTTGCGCTTCAGTGTTTCTGCTGTTCGGTTGCCTTCATCTTATAGTTTGTTAtccaaatttgttttcaataaatatatgaCGTTTAAACATCAGTAAACTACTGATGCATACATTTTAGGGTTGGGGTTTTAATGCAGAAGAAAACAGGTGAACTCTTTATACTGAAATTATTCGTTTGTTTGAGTTGATGAAATTTGCGAGTTATCATCTTTAGCAGTATTCCAGCTAGGATGTATCCAAATGggaaagtgagaaaaaaaaccagagcGATCACATACTGATCAGTAAGAAATGAAGGTCATCATTAATGATGTGAAAGTGAAAAGAAGTGCAGATGTATACTGCGATCATTAACTAGTCATCGGGAAGATTAGACTAAAATAAAGgggaaaaaaatgcaaaacaccAAGTAAGAGAATAGTCTTtggaaaacttaaaaaaacctGAAATACAACAAAACTTAAATATAGAACTGAAGAATAGATTTGAAGTCTTACAACTTGAAGAAAACGAGATTGATATAAACTCTAAATGGCAACATATGagtgaaatttatttgaaaacgaATGAAGACGTCGCAGGTTATAAAAAGAGAAAGAAAGGAATGAATATCTGATAAGACATGGGCTATAATAATGGAAAGAAAagcataaaaatcaaaaaccaaTCAAGCAATAAGAGAACAACAAGAGGGAATGAAAGATCTCCATAACAGTAAGGAAAAAGAAGTGAAAAAGAATGCGAAGGcagacaaaaaggcatacatagATAAGATTGCAGAAGAGGCTGAAAATGCATCTAAAGTTACACATATGAGAAAGCTATAcaacattataaaacaattttagatCAGTTCTGTTGTACGGTTCAGAAACATGGAGAACAACCAAATAGGTAGAAAGTCGAATTAGATGATTCGAACGACGCTGTTTGAGACGAATAATTAACATCAGATTGCCAAGTGAAATTTCAAACAGTGAACTTAGTCTATCAGAAAGAACAGGTTTGAATATAGTGAACGGGATCATGAGAAGGCGGTGGAAAAATATTGGACATATACTGCGAATGGATAACAACCGGCATGTGAAAACAGGTAGAAACATGGACACCACAAGGGACAATAAAGCCTGGAAGACCGAAAGCACACGGAGAAGAGATATACCAGCAGAGATAAAAAGACATGGTTACACCTGATATCAAAAAGAAAGATTTGCGAAAGATAGAACGAGTTGGATGTCCCTTGTTGATGCCTTATTTGATCAAGAACATGCAGAGgattaagtaagtaagtaagctAGGATGCAAGTGCAGGTGAGCACAATTAGAAGACGAAAGACACATAAGCCAATGTCTTAATTGTCTGTAAAAGGAAAagcttaaaaattcaaatagaaaaatatttaaaaacgtTAAATGTACTTTTGCTGCATTGTGGtgttttttgttagttttaaaAGTGTTTCCTAGTATTAACATGGACAATTTTGCATTTCACTTTAGAAATCAACAGCAAAGAGCAAACTTTGGTGGATGATCGGTGCACATTATTTGTTAAAAGGAGTTTCAACAACACTGTTATAAGCTAGCTAGCTATATGACACCGTATACGCGCATGTTACTGCAAAGATATAAACTTTAACATAACCATTTTCCATTGAATTGATAAAGATCAATATGGAAACTGTCTAGATGTCACCGACATGATTTATTCAAAGTAAgaattaatgtagaaaattgcGCAAGGAAACTTTAAAGTTGATTGTGACTGAAATTTGAATAAACGTATTTTTACGTATAAACACATCTTTGGCTTACACAATATTTTGCTCAACTGTTCTTGATTCCAGCAAACCCAGAAAAACGCATCGACCACGCGAAATAAAACGATCAATGGAGAAAACACCACACATACTATCTTCTGATCACTTAGAAACGCGTTATATGTGTGTCTAAATGATTCGCACATCACCAGGTCAATACCCCTGCAGCTGGTCTTGTAGTCCCTAAGAACCTGTCTGTTGTGTTCACTTCTGACATATAGGACAACATTAATTCATAATCACTATAAAATGAAGTAGAATATCACcagcacaaaaaaaacatgagatTATATGCCTGTACTAATTGAACAAAACTGTAAGTGTAGTTGATGAATGCTCATACTTTACATAaagttagctataaaactagTGAATGCATTTCAAAGAACATAAATTAAGCTACAAATTGTAAAAGACTCTATTTGCAAGTTGTTGAACATGTTATTGCGAGACAAagtatttgaaacaaattgtATGTGTCTGTCAGATACGAAAAGCGCAAATTCGTTACAAAACATTAGTGTTAAGCTGCTACCTTAATAAAGAGTCATTCTGTTCAGTAAATTTAGATGAAGGTATCCCACAAATATTAAACGTTTTGAAACACTCAAAGTATCTACAAAAGGTAGTAGGTGTCTGACAGAACCAAAAATCGTTCACACGGAACAACCTATCCCTGTCACGATTTTTTACTTAACAAGAACTTATTTTCTGTTTGTAGAAAAAGAGAAATATGTGACAAAAAACCGAttcaatttatatcaaaatgcaGCGTGtcgaaaaacaaaaagaagaattcTAACAGATCGTGAAATTCTGGTATGTTATACGTTATTGCTGCCAATCAGCGAAAATAGTTGAAGCAAATCTGTTCAAAGGTACACAAGTGACAAAGACATGTCCGACTGATAGGCTAACAAGGTGAATgtgatttaaaaatcatttagcCCAACAATCGGCACAGATCAGACGAAAAtgctcttatatatataaatatctgacTTTAATAGGTCATGTTTGAAATGTACCTGCTTACCACATAATACCCCTGCAGCTGGTCTTGTAGTCCCTAAGAACCTGTCTGTTGTGTTCACTTCTGACATATAGGACAACATTAATTCATAATCactataaaatgaaatagaatatcaccagcacaaaaaaaacatgagatTATATGCCTGTACTAATTGAACAAAACTGGAAGTGTAGTCGATGAATGCACATACTTTTTACAAGTAAGCTATAAAACTAGTGAATGCATTTCAAGGAACAAAAATTAAGCTTCAAATTGTAAAAGACTCTATTTGCAAGTTGTTGAACATGTTATTGCGAGACAAAGTATTGGAAACAAATTGTAGTAAGTGTCTGACAGAAACAAAAATCGTTCACACTGGACAACCTATCCCTGTCACAATTTTTACTAAACAAGAACGTATTTTCTGTTTgtagaaaaagataaatatgtgACAAAACACCGAttcaatttatatcaaaatgctcttatatataaatatctgacTAAAATAGATCATGTTTGAAATGTACCTGCTTACCACATACGACAACtgtaaagacaataactgtaaGCGCTTTGTATTCCGTCATTGCTGAGATTGTGTTTAAAAGGTCTAACATTAAGAACGTGATAAGGCAGTAAAGATAAATATGTCAATTGCTTACATGGACATTTAAGtttacattgttatatattCTTAGATAAAAACCTGTACACGAAtacaatatcaataaattattaatgATGTATGTCATTGTAGtaagaaatacaaataattacatACAACctaatttattttcagataaattgGTAAATTTTGAGGTAATCTCTTCTATCCATAGACCAATTGGTGACATACTAATATATATTTCTGACTTTTAAGTATAGAAGTTGTTACACTGAATATATAAAATCAGGAATTATGTATAATCCTGATTTTTCAGGGATTTTgcattatcaataaaatcattagtgattatatatatatatatatatataatcccGAAATCATTTACCAGTAATTATTTTAAAGTCCTGTATAGCTTTAAGTTTGTTACATGTTCAGTATATTGCTTTGTTTTCAAAGTGCTTCAAGAAACATGGGTTGTGCTATAatttgtatactattgtttgtctatttgtccatttgtttatttttagccatttcGTTGTCAGTGTATCTTGTAAATTTCAAA includes these proteins:
- the LOC134686593 gene encoding perlucin-like protein isoform X2, with the protein product MLMRFTAEITRTRAVQQSCVDDPRLTCDKSACNTNLKMFCKATCKLCSDCQTGWIKLHNSCYLFSTDRLNWDEASKYCQAHQANLVKVDNAEEQKFIMTHASPLGRNFWMGGSDEQAEGSWIWSADGSGLVYTNWYPNEPNNSDDSGENCLELSALYHWHWNDANCKKVLFQFICEKGAVGLKPIIG
- the LOC134686593 gene encoding perlucin-like protein isoform X1, giving the protein MLDLLNTISAMTEYKALTVIVFTVVVCEITRTRAVQQSCVDDPRLTCDKSACNTNLKMFCKATCKLCSDCQTGWIKLHNSCYLFSTDRLNWDEASKYCQAHQANLVKVDNAEEQKFIMTHASPLGRNFWMGGSDEQAEGSWIWSADGSGLVYTNWYPNEPNNSDDSGENCLELSALYHWHWNDANCKKVLFQFICEKGAVGLKPIIG